From Periophthalmus magnuspinnatus isolate fPerMag1 chromosome 12, fPerMag1.2.pri, whole genome shotgun sequence, a single genomic window includes:
- the fsd1l gene encoding FSD1-like protein has translation MDAQKEALRRIIITLTNKNQELKDFLRTLEWTRTGLQEESCRVMSELEEELEQLSSALEERGTELRAAIVQSQQRKEAELQAQQGEGQSALASSEELLTFANSALLISNDARFLQAAKEIKERVTMASAFRITTRPLTSPDMSQFAVDFSAERAGLHRLDFLPVPSAPRLDVCRCFVRDNSVFLQWSAVDQSGASYELQYRKCDSEATPPAAEACWEKIQGIRDTHSAISGLRFDSRFLEVRVRARNKSAAGEFSETLLLETPGFDFGLDSDSAHPELTVERHSATWGSKGKGHDPRSKTKTSGTVSPVKSSSGRGSRERFAGESYTVLGDQELSGGGHYWEVRPMGDWKCVSVGVAYRGALSRFVRLGKSPASWSLSLSQWLQPSVSAKHNNKSKNLHPSVPARVGVYCHYGNGDLLFIDVEQMRLIHSFRTKFNQSLVPAFSVWCGGIAVETGLQVPSFIHHILLPSAPPTSALPTSAPPTSAPPTSAPPTSAPPPPEVQLSPSDPGPDRGPGSDLETL, from the exons ATGGACGCGCAAAAG GAGGCTCTGCGTCGCATCATCATCACTCTGACCAATAAGAACCAAGAACTCAAGGACTTCCTCCGAACCCTGGAATGGACCCGGACTGGACTACAG GAGGAGTCATGTCGAGTGATGTCAGAACTGGAGGAGGAGCTAGAGCAGTTAAGCTCCGCcctggaggagagggggacgGAGCTCCGAGCAGCCATTGTCCAATCACAGCAGAGGAAAGAGGCGGAGCTGCAG GCACAGCAGGGGGAGGGGCAAAGTGCTCTGGCGTCCAGTGAGGAGCTGCTGACCTTCGCTAACTCCGCCCTCCTCATCAGCAACGACGCCCGCTTTCTGCAG GCGGCCAAAGAGATCAAAGAGCG CGTGACGATGGCGTCCGCGTTCAGAATCACCActcgacctttgacctctcccGACATGTCGCAGTTTGCCGTTGACTTCAGTGCAGAGAGGGCGGGGCTTCACAGGCTCGACTTCCTGCCAG TGCCGTCAGCTCCGCGCCTTGACGTCTGCCGCTGCTTTGTCAGAGATAATTCCGTCTTCCTCCAATGGAGCGCCGTcgaccaatcaggagccagctACGAGCTGCAGTACAGGAAGTGCGACAGTGAGGCCACGCCCCCCGCGGCTGAGGCATGCTGGGAAAAGATCCAGGGCATTAGAGACACGCACAGCGCCATCTCAG GTCTGCGGTTCGATTCCCGCTTCCTGGAGGTCAGAGTTCGAGCTCGGAACAAATCTGCAGCAGGAGAATTCTCGGAGACGCTGCTCCTGGAGACGCCTG GGTTCGACTTTGGTTTGGACTCAGACTCGGCTCATCCAGAACTCACCGTCGAGAGACACAGCGCCACCTGGGGGTCAAAGGGCAAAGGGCACGACCCTCGGagcaagaccaagaccag TGGGACGGTGTCTCCGGTTAAATCCTCGTCTGGCCGAGGGTCGAGGGAGCGTTTTGCGGGAGAGTCGTACACTGTCCTGG GAGACCAGGAGCTCTCGGGGGGCGGGCACTACTGGGAGGTGCGGCCAATGGGAGACTGGAAGTGCGTGTCTGTGGGCGTGGCCTATCGCGGCGCTCTGAGCCGATTCGTGCGGCTGGGGAAAAGCCCCGCCTCCTGGAGCCTGAGCCTGAGCCAATGGCTGCAGCCGTCTGTTTCagccaaacacaacaacaagagCAAGAACCTCCACCCGAGCGTGCCGGCGAGGGTGGGGGTCTACTGTCACTACGGCAACG GTGACCTGCTCTTCATCGACGTGGAGCAGATGCGCCTCATTCACTCGTTCAGAACAAAGTTCAACCAATCACTCGTCCCCGCCTTCTCC GTGTGGTGTGGAGGCATCGCCGTGGAGACGGGCCTCCAGGTCCCCAGCTTCATCCACCACATCCTGCTCCCATCTGCTCCGCCCACCTCTgctctgcccacctctgctccgcCCACCTCTGCTCCCCCCACCTCTGCTCCGCCCACCtctgctccgccccctcctgAGGTCCAGCTCAGTCCATCTGATCCTGGTCCAGACCGGGGTCCTGGCTCAGACTTGGAGACACTTTAG
- the LOC117379265 gene encoding molybdopterin synthase sulfur carrier subunit isoform X2 has protein sequence MSQAQVKVLYFARSADLTGLREEPVSVATPISGRGLWVELQRRHPSLSALQGALVLAVRQEFVAVDDDQPLLLGDGDEVAVVPPLSGG, from the exons ATGTCCCAGGCTCAG gttaaagtgctgtacttcGCTAGGAGCGCTGACCTCACAGGTTTGAGGGAGGAGCCTGTATCTGTGGCCACACCCATCAGTGGGCGTGGGCTGTGGGTGGAGCTACAGCGCCGCCACCCAAG CCTGTCCgcgctgcagggggcgctggtgcTCGCTGTGCGGCAGGAGTTTGTTGCCGTTGACGACGATCAGCCGCTGTTGCTCGGTGACGGTGACGAGGTCGCCGTGGTCCCGCCCCTCAGCGGCGGTTAA
- the LOC117379265 gene encoding molybdopterin synthase catalytic subunit isoform X1: MEPPDWPERRDVFKLCSDALSLQEVVEAARSPKCGAVSVFLGTTREDVVNGQKVIGLEYQAYESMVQSELSKLSRVIRERWPHVMHICLHHRLGWVSVGEASVIVAVSAPHRRDSEEAVQFCVTQLKALVPIWKKEVFEGGQCRWNENSECSWSQNHRSKTRTKTETKDQDQTQDHTQP; this comes from the exons ATGGAGCCGCCCGATTGGCCCGAGCGCAGAGACGTGTTCAAGCTGTGCTCTGACGCACTGTCGCTGCAGGAAGTGGTCGAGGCCGCCAGAAGTCCAAAGTGTGGAGCCGTGTCGGTGTTCCTTG ggACGACTCGTGAGGACGTGGTCAACGGCCAAAAGGTGATTGGTCTGGAGTATCAGGCATATGAGtccatggtccaatcagagctctccaaACTGAGCCGTGTCATCAGAGAGCGCTGGCCCCACGTCATGCACATCTGTCTGCACCACCGGCTGGG GTGGGTGTCGGTGGGTGAGGCCAGCGTCATCGTGGCGGTCTCAGCTCCTCATCGGCGCGACTCTGAAGAGGCCGTTCAGTTCTGTGTGACTCAGCTCAAAGCCCTGGTGCCCATCTGGAAGAAG GAGGTGTTTGAGGGGGGACAGTGTAGGTGGAATGAAAACTCTGAGTGTAGCTGGAGCCAGAACCATCGaagcaaaaccaggaccaaaaccgagaccaaggaccaggaccagacccagGACCACACCCAACCCTGA